Sequence from the Papaver somniferum cultivar HN1 unplaced genomic scaffold, ASM357369v1 unplaced-scaffold_150, whole genome shotgun sequence genome:
TATAccggtagtgatgattctatgcCGTTATGTAGTGTATCTATGCCGGTATTAGAAATGATAATTGtgatccctctcgttttccattaaacaccaagccaatgtgaatgataccttgtccgatgcTTTCCTTACGATGTTGAACAAtgacatgttgtatttgtttgtcttgtaagtgcaatccatcataagaacaccacaacatgtatgagccaattgtgaaagcaaaggatgcgcaatgaatatttgaaggggcttttcGTCCGGCCCTCGTTTAATGATACctgtgtagttgtgatcccaaactatcttctcaaattcttgcataacggtcctccctttccattccacccttctaatggttgcttgtgcgctataaattgtacttagggAAGAAACGTTCCaattatccttttccttgaagcctttgAGAATCACttttggtttgatacatgctttggtcattatctttacatcctcgaattcatgaggttttagcttcgcaactagggagtgaccaacaaaatctttcggatcctggtggttatgacggccaaaccACAACGTACAATCCCATACCTTTTTTTTTGTGTCTTAGATAGAATACAAGATTAAAGGGACAAATATCCtccctcgtacgagtcttgtataccctattagtattctttggatatacatagccctttctcttatggctatccttcttcttgtattgccaacttctctcacaaaccatctcaaaacgattatctgaacgttgggtattcctcaccaacacacacatgttcttaagagccgtctcttttgcccaagcaattgcttactttggagattttattccctacataaagACAACAATGAGAGATTATAAGGTTAattacaagcaatccccacataaagttctaaaaactaggtgTTTGGTAACATGcaggaggcattttatagtattcggacgtatccggaccaagtttggaatttgttggatcaatgtatgtcacaatctaaggaatgaatgaaaagaaaattgaattagttccaaataaaattaaattactatgcCGGGTACTAGTTCTGGTATGCTCGACGACAGTACCGCAAAAACAATCAAAGCCGGAAACATGTGACGGCATTCTCGATTAATGTTCCGGCATTCCGGAATTGCACTTGAAAAAGAGGAGCTAATTTTTAACAGTACCGGtattgtattttcttgaacatcAATGCTGGTATTAGCAATGTCGGCATGCTCGATATGTAAGGTTTCAAGCCGGTATACTGTGACGTCATTGTCCATAATTTATAAACCACGCTGGTACCTTGTGCCGACGTGCTCGATAATTTAATTACTACGCCggtatttaagttcaaaaatctttaactcctggatgttttcTTGGGGTACCGGCATAGTTAAGTTAGGAGTGAACCATGCTGGTttggatattccatggaatattcggtggtaggtaaaaagttaactgcgtgccGGCATGGAATTATTGGGTTGAAGACCACGTCGGCGGTtgattcaaaatgggggatatctcCTCCGGAATGAAAATAGTATGAATACCGTGCCGGTTCGGTTGGtgccggcgtggtattcatacttcgagtatgccggcaccaagctttttTAGAGAAAAAATggaggtttcaaaaaaaaatcaaattttcgatCTCTTGGCAGCATTACCTGTGTGTttgggatgcttgtatgttgaacttgtttactttcttgggttggttcttcaaaaaacacttcatgctcacgaaaatcatatTCTAAGGGTGTTGGTCCATCATATAagtccaattgtgagttgttatcattagccgaagattgaagatatgcttcttgttgtagttgagctaaagattcagcagcagcaattctctcctcacaatcatttTCCATTTTCACTAAAAAATTTCAActgaaaaatatttttccctccttctacactcacctcacacaaattcaaataaaaatacgcactaatctatcccccaaatacttaagattttactaattattattaaccactaaacctgattagtgagggctagattaggaattaaaaaaataattacataaggggtgacccagatttgatatttggatccagtttttttcATGtatctatatcccccaattagttttgatatcgcccaattgcgcgttcattaaaaaagtagggatatatttattgttgtataaggatatatttattcgGTGTCAAAactagggacatataaataaaaCACCCGATTAGGGgatataaattttttttgggggatataggaaaaggacaaaaacgggatccaaatatcaaatcagggtcaccccttatctaagtattttacctaatacctaatctacccctcactaatcaggtttaatgtttaattataattaggaaaaatcttaagtatttgttaaatgattaatgtatatatttatttgtatttgggtgggTGAGGTGAGACTAAAAGGAGGGAAAAAGTATTTGAAGTAGAaccttttttggtgaaaatggaagatgattgtgaagagagaattgctgctaagaggttgaaaatttgattttttagcTTTGCATCCatcatttttgcagctgaaaaagctcggtgccggcatggacgtggtatgaatacaatgccggaagaAGGCATACcgtcatggtattcataccatgtCCATGCCGacaccaaaaaactatgccggtacgacatagtattcaaccaaaaatggtggttttgaaattcaaagcctattctgttttgattttttttctggttttaaccAGTCTTTCGGCACAGTtatttaattctcgagcatgccggtactgctaccggcatattatgttgcttaaatttttcTGCCGgtacatgatgtaaagtatccaggaaACTTATTTTTTTATCatcttgactaccggcattgatagatttctatcgagcatgccgacatTTAGTTACATcatgaatgttagttaccaagcatgccgacaccgttttccggcatggtcttcatcaattccggcatggtcttcatcactcccggtgatgtaaaaaaaaaattcgacatggtcttcatcactaccggcattgtcttcatcacttccgacatgtcttcatcaattccggcatggtcttcataacTTCCAACATGGGCTTCGTCACTTCTGAatgtaaaaaaaagaagaaatcgttttcaaagtgaggagccggtagagaaggagaagagaatgtCAAAGGGAGTGgagaaaatttagaatttgaaagggaatggggaatatttgggtttcaaaagaacgcgaaattgggggataaaaaaactaattgagggatagaggaaaaagacaaaactggatttaaatatcaaatcagggtcaccctttatctaagtattttatataattcctaatctaccccttactaatcatgtttagtggttaaatataattagttaagttaatagattagtttgataatcattagaataaatcattatcattgaatttgttgatgcaacaacatcaaatcaagatatttatgatcatgaatGTTTatgtgaagaaccaacccaggaaAGTAAACTAGTTGAACATATAAGTGCTCCAATTACTCATATataggtattaatgtattgaaGTTTGATTTTCTTTATTGAATTTGCCATTGTTACGCCTAAAAAACTCAGTGccggcatggtaaaagtatgaataccatgccggcagtgaccaaaccggcatggtattcatatttTCACCATGCTGGtacacaatatcccccaattttgaAAATTGGAAGTACACTACCGACATAGAAAGTTCATTATCGACCATGCCGGTAGTAGTGCCGATATGGTTGATTCCCAAGTGTACCGTGCCGGTTTAaggacaaaaacatacagaaaacttGTCTGAAATAGGaagtaccggcatggtattcatcttaAAAACCATGCCGGAActagtaccggcatggtattcatcatacAAAACCATGCCGACActagtaccggcatggtattcatcctaaaaactatgccggaacaaaaaaaaatagtaggGTATTCATCATAAACACAAGCCGGGAGTGGATTGAAAGTTTATGATTCTAACCCAAACGAAGTTTTAAAACAACAACACTTTAAATATGATTAGGTATCATGTACCTTCTCAATaaagccatttcttcttcttcttcttcttcttcttctttctcaagaataattcaatttaacctatctttaagaacttgttagggtttgattttgatttttagttttaagttttaatttagatggaagggtattttagtatttccgtccccaaaaaacaccccttaacagATATTATTGGATGGggttagtaattcatatcccctaattagtttttttatcccTTAATTGCGCgttctttcaaaaccctaacctcgaagagattaataagaagtgaagatggaaatggggatatgattttgttttttgattttaagtttttagatttttattttgagggaagggtattttagtatttttgcacccggaaaacaccccttagcaaatACTATTGGTTGGGAGTAATTTATATCcctaattactttttatatccccaatcgcgcgttctataaataatgtaccaaaaaaaaaaatactcacgAATAAGGAAAAGAAAATTACTCAAACAACCATGCACATTCTCCGGCATCTTCAACCTCTTATTTTCTTGTCACTATTTTGTTTACCTTCTCTGCATTGGGATAAGGTGGGGCATGAGTGAGCCCCACCACCCTCTCGCACGGTGCACGTTCGGTACATTTGTTTCGGTCCATATaacatttttgttttgtttatcccATATATCACAAATCCCAAGATAACCATGACAACACTAAAACTTATCCAATTTTATGCGACATACTCGATTTACAAGATACCCATATTTTCGTCAACACATGCATCACAAATCCCAGAATAAATAGACCAACCACAACCACAGCAACAATAATACTATATCCAATTTTATCCGACATACTCCATTTATAAGATGCCCATAGTTGTATCAAGCTAGAGGAAGACTTTTGGTTTCCATCAATTCTTTCTTTGTACAAAATAAAATCTCCTCTTGAATCTAGTGTTGCTCTATAGATATAGTCCTCCTTTACATTGCTAATAGTTCCAATTTGGAGTTGTCGTTGctgttttttatctttataaattaTTTCACGAATTCCACCATTAGAAATTTACGAGGTATAATATACCAGCAGTGTCTAAATTGAGGAAATAATAATTCTAAACCAATAATTCTATAACCGAAATCAAATCTGAATAGGAGACTGTAGATTCATCAAAGATCCTAGAAGGAATCAAGGAAATACCTGGGGAAAATTGGTTGGCTGCCTTAAAATCGAATGCTTAATTAGAGAAATGCCCATTTTGGAAAAGTTGGAAAAATGTCTCAATCTTTTAGATTTTCCGATAACACATGAGAAAAAAGACAAAGAAAGTAATCATTGCCAAACCAAAAATTGGGCATTTTCCTTCTCTAGaatgggcatttctccatagcaGCACTTGATTTGGGACGTTCTACCAAGTTTTCTTTACAACTGTTGTATTTGACTCAAGATGTGAAGCAGTCAAACAACGTTAAGTTCTGAGGACATTGTAATGTGAAAGTGTAAGCTAAGTCGTTTAGATAATGTTTCTTTGTCCATTAAGCATACATATCACTTTTCTCTTGGATGTTTGTGATTTTTACGAACCTCGTGTATTCGTGTTTCCAAGAGTTGAGAAGTTAATACTTTTAGAGTGTCAAAGTGGAATAATAATAGCCGATAAAAAAATGGAATAGTAATACATAGAGATGTTTTGCGCAGTTATTTGTCATGATCACAATATGCCTTCTGAAAATTGCAGGCAGAGGGGGTATAAAATTGGACGGTGATGGGATGCCAGTAAAATATGTCAAAGTTTCTAATGTGAATGATTTGCCAAGATTATTCCCCAAACTTCGTCAGTCAGATACAATCACGTACTGGTGaagtaaaaaaaatcaacttttggtgATTTTTGTAATTAGCAGTACCAATTATCATATAGTGATTATAAAGGTGGATCAATTGCTTTATCTTTACAATTAACCAAGTCATATAGGATGAAAATCGAAGTATTTGCAAAGATAAAAATGTAAATAGCACACAAACACAAAGTAACTGctagtaaaaataaaaaaacttattTTACTACATAATTCTAACTCTGATAATTCAATACCTTCAGGTGGAACCCTTTGcagttctcttcttcttgttcttcaaatcTGCTGCATTAACTTTAACAAGCAAGAAGATTAACGGTAGCGTGAAAGTAAGAAACATTACAAGATATATTGGTGACTTATTGTTACGGTACTGCAAGTGACGCACAATGattacgcgttacagagttgcaggacAAGTCAGTACTCCACCGTAATGGTGCAATGCGAAGCCATAATAGCGCAACGCAAGCCATAATAGCGGTATTATTGTATAGACTATCAAGTGTCGAGAATGGAATAAACCCACAGGGCCAATGTAGTGCAAGTGCAGCACTACATTGTAAatacatttggctaagtaatgaagcttattggccgacacaatgaagcttcattgaaggATTGGCAAGATATGGCCAAAGttgacagatgcaacatgcgatgttggcatcgatgcatatccatggaattgagttggcccaagctcaaggatgatgcaagagtgaagcatagatcaagagttggtctatggcattagttcaaggctggccaaagctagaaaaatgcaaacaagttggtaatgcaagatTTGCATTACTATTGTCATGCAAgttggcgaagtgaagcatatggcgccatgagtaactagagtgagcttaaggagATGTCCTTGATGTTTAAAGCATAAGGATTGTCCGTGCATGAGTTTAGAGTGATAAGCATGCAGGGACAAGAGGGATAAACGTTGGAGCAAGACAGAATCCAGTATGGTACAACAAGtgtgcaatacggctcaagtgacggttgcaAGTTAGTTACGAGCTTCACAACTGTGCCAATGATGTGTGATGATGTAGAACGgttataaaggagtttataagcgTGGGAGAAGTGTTCATAACCACTAAGAACTGGTGTGGCATCTGTTGGCTTGACAagacaaaaggtggcagttgaaaaaGCAAGCTgtcggttatggaaactacttgaTGGGACACATGGATGTTCCATGCGTGTGTAAGTGTTGTGCACGGTTTTGGCTAGTGAGTTTGCTATATAAATAGTCATAAGGAGTGGGAAAAATCAGTAGACTTACATAGGAGAGTTAGTCTCATGTTAGAGagagttttaggcattcaccaagagggtgaatgacctgtttttggtccatgtgatggacgagttttgtaatcttcctttagtgcaataaaatgggtttgttgcagtaatatttgtgttcattatgttgctgATGTTGTGTGAGAACTGGTTAAGTACATGGcataacctcttatgcttatgggggcatgaagagttagagagaaagaagaaaaaactttcgttgtgcaaagccttatgagtgaaggcagatgcgtactttgatgcaagtatgcaagacTGAATGATTTTGGGTGATGTTGAGTCACTGAACCAAAATCATTGTCGGTCATgttccatgaaaattttaggcgattaaatgggcgtgtgacagctggtatcagagctgtgttaggggacacagtttgctgatttttctctcttttactcaagttggtgtcatttgtttgtcaaattcagtgaagaattgtttgggtttcactagtatagagactagaagaagttggttttgtgtggaaagatcaattggaatgaacttgaagcttgaagtagcagcaggccatgaaagtttatgacaaaggtgtcaaaattccaGCACAAAGTGTTAGACGAACGTGCAAGGATCATTGAAaaaccgggttttcaagtgatgGCATGAAAAAACTAAGGAGTATGTTGATttctatggtgcaagtcaggtgttaaagtccatgtttctcacaagtatgcgAAGATTATGCATTTGGAAAGCATTCTTTCGTAGTGTTATCAGTAACGAGTACATTACATGTGGTAATGGGAATTTTGGGAGAAATTCCTGAATACAAAGAAGTCGATGGCCTTTGCAGTGGAAAAGTagatgaagaacatgtctatgtgaTAGATTGAAGGTGTTTTCATCATAGCCAGTTGGTTGgaagattaaagttatctctctcgaatgcatgtaccttggtggcAATGCAAAGTCTGATTGTGAATCAGCATTTTTGTGGCAATATTATTCCATAAAAGGAGAATTGTAATGCCAATTCCTATCTAGCATAAAGCTTAGTGAAAGGCTGAAGAAATAAGCGCAAGTTAGGGGAAAACCGACACATTACGGTCTTGCGTTTGCAAAGAGttcttcgttgatgctagatgAACACAAAGAGTGTGcttgcacctggtttatgagtgggatcaatatgcttggacaagggtgtccaaagacctgcaattgatcataaccacaagcgGATGTTCTTGTCAACTACAAATCAGTATTGCTACAAAGCTGATTTTGGAGAAGGGGAAAGATAAGAGTAACCAGATGTGCATGGGCAGTAAAATGAGTTCCAAGTTTCAAGAAGAATGTgacattcttgcttcatggaacgtaggcagtggcgcctcatttgcaaggattatggaCTTGTTTGTAACTGTCCAAAGTGTTTATCCATAGAAGTCATTGAATGATATGACTTTGCTGAGCTAtatggtgatgctcagaattACCAAGTTAAGTCCGTTCCAGTTGTGCAAAGGCgcacaagtttgtgtcaagatttgggtgctaATTTCCATAGCATGTAGGCAGCAGTAGCATGCGCCAAATgagatttgggcatggccaagatGCATGATGCGGTTGGAGATGCAAGTTAGCCAAATTGTGGATGCGGGAAAGAAGGAaaaagtagtggtgatgcataaaGATGGCATGTGCCATTGTTGAAGAAATATTTATGAAAGTTAAAGAAACATGATAGCATCAGTTGGAAGAATGCATGTGGCAAAGTGAATTTCTACATTGGGTACAATAGGTGCTGTTTCACTTCCTTTGTTGTTTAGAAGCGaagatgaagtcagtattgcaaggcttgttaggtcttacaagtttCAATCAGTTGGTGCAAGTATGTGCTCAAGTTcgagtatactttcagtttgggtcgagtggaccttggtgttagaatgaagtctctctatgtaaggtagtagtgaatgagggtatttgaagtgaaagatCTTGCCTCTTTCGCTTAAAGTAAAGCTAGTTCGCGTGGTAGATGCTACAtagcatattaagccaaaatatgcaatacaagacgctgaaagtgaaagaagcaaatagaAGAGTTAgtggcatagtcgagtttgctgttgggagttatgtggaagtgcgaAGGCATTTGGCAGCGAATGCATGGAGTAACACAGCAAGAATGAAGATTtaagtccatcaagtatatgagttaagagtaactcatagttaggaagaacatgatttttttttcccgccacattaaagcgtagaaatttgaaagagcaagtgatgcttaaattgctggtttcaaaggcgcgtgaagaggatgCCTGGTCTAAAAAGACGGTCTGATGTCAGGGAtatcctaagtcatgactataccagagtcatgcatttcaatcatgATGTTGCGACAATGCAAGAAAAGAACATCAAGGTGCAAGTTCTTTGGCATCCAAGAAGGTGAAGATTGCAAcatgatttggaggccaaatctagtgGAAGTCCTGAAGTTTGCAAAGTGCAGCAAAGGTTATAAATTTTGGCGCGTATCAAGAGTGGTACGGAATCATAGGGTACACGCCTTAAGGCATGACATCATTTGGCGTAggcgcatatgattgaagaattGAAGCCAAGTCTTGTATAAGTCATGTTATGTTGCGTGGTTCAACTAAAGTCGTAAAATGAAGGCATAAGACAATGGAAATGATCAGTGTGATCAGTTGGGAAGAATCATTTCTTGCGCACACTTATCCAcaaatgattcaagtgaaattCAAGTCTAATTCAAGGAGTTGGCAAGAGGAATTTCCAAGTTTCATTTTGGTGTTGATATGCGATTGTAGAGGTAGTTAGAACGTCTGATCAACGTGACAACAACAATACAAGTCAGTAGGATCAATGGCAAGGCAGTAAGCCAAGTGATGGCATTTGGTACTAGGCATAATGAAGGACAAACAAAGTTTGTTGATTTCTGAGAAGGGCTCAGAAGCGTACAAGGCCAGAGAACAAGTATAACGAGTATACTTGGTTGCGTTCAACGAGGGcgttgaacggattaggtgggggaggtctgTTATGGTACTGCAAGTGACGCACAATGattacgcgttacagagttgcatgCCAAGTCAGTACTCCGCCGTAATGGTGCAATGCAAAGCTAAAATAGCGCAACGTAAGCAATAATAGCGCAACGCAAGCCATAATAGTGGTATTACTGTATAGACTGTCAAGTTTCGAGAATGGCATAAACCCACAGGACCAATGTAGTGCAAGTGCAGCACTACATTGTAAATACATTTGGCTAAgtgatgaagcttattggccgacacaatgaagcttcattgaaggATTGGAAAGACATGGCCAAAGttgacagatgcaacatgcgatgttggcatcgatgcatatccatggaattgagttggcccaagctCAAGGATGATGCCAGAGTGAAGTATAGAtcaagagttggtctatggcattagttcaaggctggccaaagcttgaacaatgcaaacaagttggtaatgcaagagttgcattaCTATTGTCATGCAAgttggcgaagtgaagcatatggcgccatgagtaactagagtgagcttaaggagATGGCCTTGATATTTGAAGCATAAGGATTGTCCGTGCATGAATTTAGAGTGATAAGCATGCAGGGCCAAGAGGGCTGAACGTTGGAGCAAGATAGAATCCAGTATGATACAACAAGTGTGCAATACGATTCAAGTGACGGTTGCAAGTTAGTTACGAGCTTCACAAGCGTGCCAATGATGTGTGATGATGTAGAACGgttataaaggagtttataacCGTGGGAGAAGTGTTCATAACCACTAAGAACAGGTGTGCCATCTGTTGgcttgacaacacaaaaggtggcagttggaaAAGCAAgctggcggttatggaaactacttgaTGGGACACATGGTTGTTCCATGCGTGTGCAAGTGTTGTGCACGGTTTTGGCTAGTGAGTTtgctgtataaatagtcctaaggagtGGGAAAAATCAGTAGACTTACATATGAGAGTTAGTCTCATGTTAGAGagagttttaggcattcaccaagagggtgaatggcatatttttggtccatgtgatggacgagttttgtaatcttcctttagtgcaataaaatgggtttgttgcagtaatatttgtgttcattatgttgttgatgttgtgtgAGAATTGTTTAAGTACATGGCAgaatttcttatgcttatggaggcatgaagagttagagagaaagaagaaaagacttccgttACGCAAAGCCTTATGAATGAAGGcatatgcgtactttgatgcaagtatgcaaggctgaatGATTTTGGGTGATGTTGAGTCATTGAACCACAATCATtgtcggtcatgtcccatgaaaattaggcgattaaatgggcgtgtGACACTTATCCCATTGATTAGATGTCCATAGTTGTATCAAACCAGAGGAAGAATCTTCATTATCCCCAACATTTCCATCAATTCTTTCCCTATACAAAACAAAATCTCCTTCTGAATCCAAtgttgctatatatatataatcctGCTTAACATTATTAATAGTTCCTTCTTtcagttgttgatgttgttttttaCCATTATAAATTATTTCACGTATCTTACCATCAGAATTTACGAGGTATAAGATACCAGCAGTGTTTAAATTAAGGGTTACTAGCATGGTTTCTGGCCTATCCAAAGGTTTACCAGTTAAACGAGCATGAAACTCATCATAAACATTATAAATCATAACTGCACCATCAGTATTTCTCATTGATAATTTGTACTTACCTGAATTGGAGACTAGATGATCCACTCCAAGTTTTAACTTTTGGCCGCCCAAAAGTGTATCAGTAGGATAATCAAAACTTTGCCAAACAATTTGAGAATCTGTATCAGTAGGATAATCAAAACTTTGCCAAACAATTTGAGAATTTGAGCCATACAAAACAAAGTTTCCATTATCATGCAGCTTTGCATATAACACTGGTTCCGCAACTTCAGGCATCAAGACTTTATCTTTATCATCGGTACGCAGTACTAACTTTCCTTCCTCGGTAAAGAAAATCGAAGATGGTTTGTGGACATCTGTAATAAGATCCTTATGATTACCggtccaaactagggttttgtaagGCGATTTAGGAAACCATATACCAACATTATATTGATCAGGAGACCATGTGTAGCAGACCCGAGAATTTTCGCTTCCAACGGGTCGGGTTCGACCCGCGTGGCCAGCTCCGATTCTCTGATACGCCACTCAAGAAACTAGACTTTCAAAATTTCGGGCCAATTCGATTAAGGGTCAAGTAAATGTCAGAGTAGTTCTGGATACCATCCACCATCGGCCACTGCCAATggtcttccgggtagccaccgaggtggtggggtgccCCAGTGGGTCTGACAACACACCGTATCAGACGGGTGAGGAATGGCCAGTGGTAGTTCTAGTTACCAGCCATCGTTGCCGCAACgatcttccgggtagccaccCATAGGCGGGGTACCCCAGTGAGCCTGACAATCTCACTGTCCCAGACGATTCCTCCAGATATAGTAGGGGTGTCAATTATGGCCCagtagatggtatgaactgccttGCAGTAACCATTCCTTTTCAGATGATATAAGTTACCTCGCACGATAATGACCATTACCTAACTCACTAGCCGAGGcagatgatatgaattaccttGAATGGTAATAATCATCACTTGTCTCACAGACTGTATGGTTATCAAATGGTATGAATTATCTCGAAGACGCGACAATCATCTCATTATTAGGTAGTATGAACAACCAGTACTGCAAATACCTCTTACCAAAACATTTTATAGCAATCATCTCcgaatagatggtatgaactgtcAAGCAGCAACCAAcactttcagatgatatgaacaaccttgcatagttgtgctgaaccgcatagcggctgcctacgtaccctctccgttaCTCGAAGGGATCAATCACGACCGTATATCGTCACTTACTGATTCAGATAATATGAACTACCGCAACAGTAGCAATTATCTCTTATTAAATATCAAATCAACTT
This genomic interval carries:
- the LOC113336039 gene encoding epidermis-specific secreted glycoprotein EP1-like, with amino-acid sequence MPEVAEPVLYAKLHDNGNFVLYGSNSQIVWQSFDYPTDTDSQIVWQSFDYPTDTLLGGQKLKLGVDHLVSNSGKYKLSMRNTDGAVMIYNVYDEFHARLTGKPLDRPETMLVTLNLNTAGILYLVNSDGKIREIIYNGKKQHQQLKEGTINNVKQDYIYIATLDSEGDFVLYRERIDGNVGDNEDSSSGLIQLWTSNQWDKCHTPI